GTGCAGCGCGCGGCGGTTGAAAAGTGTGGCGCTGAGGTGGGGAAGGGTCTCAGTCTAAATCAGGGTGTTGGGGCATTCCAGTAAGAATCCTTCCTCCTCCGGAGGAGGAAGGATTGCGACGGTTGTAACGACGGCTAGGATTCTGCCGTTTCATCGGCGGGTGACAAGGATGAGGTCGCCGGTTTCGGGCGCGATCCTTTGCGGCGGCGCCGCGCGTCTTGCAAGCGATAACTTTCGCCGGTCGATTCGAGGATGTGGCAGCGGTGTGTCAGCCGATCGAGCACGGCGCCGGTCAGGCGCTCGCTGCCCAGGACTTCGGTCCATTGCTCGAACGGCAGATTGGTGGTCACGATCAACGATTGGCGTTCGTAAGCGCTACTGATGACCTCGAAGAGCAACTCCGCGCCCAGCTTACTGGCGGGGACGTAACCCAGTTCATCGAGGATCAGCAGATCGAACTTGGCTAGTGACGACTTCATCCGCAGCAGCGTCCGTTCTTCTCGGGCTTCCATAAGTTGCGTGATCAGTTCCGTCACGCGGCAGAAGCGGACCCGTTTGCCCCGCTGACAGGCGGCAATGCCAAGCGCGATGGCCAGGTGCGTCTTCCCCGTGCCCGGATGCCCGAGAAAGATCACCGACTCGCGGCGTTCCACGAACTCGCACCGCAGTAGTTCTGCCACCAGCACGCGATTGAGCGAGGGCTGGGCGGCGAAGTCGAAATCACCAGGCGATTTCAGGTTGGGAAAGCGCGCTGACTTGAGCCGCCGCTCGCTGGCACGCTTCTCACGGTTGAGTAACTCCAGCTCACACAGTTGCAGCAGAAAGCCCAGATGATCGACGTTCTCCGTCGCACACCGCTGGGCCGTTTTCTCGCAGCCCTCCAGGAACGACGGCAACCGTAGGGCCTTCAAGTGATGCTTGAGCAGCACCGTGCTTTTGGTTTCGAGAGATTTCATAACACACCTCCCGTCGTCAGCGCGCAGGTCAGTTCACGGTAAGACAGGAGATTGGGAGGAGGGATCGAGTGCGACTGCAGATGCGGATGATTGTCCAGCCGAAACCACCGCGTCGGCTCTTCCAGTCCCTGCTGCACGAGCAGCCGAATCGCATCGACGGCCAGAACGTCGATCTCCAGTGCCCGCTCAATCGCCGCAGTTAATGCAGCCAGCGAGATAGTCTCCAGCAGCCGCAAGGTTTTGATGAACTCCCGGCGGCCGTGTGCGCCGCCATCTGCTTCCAGACGCCGCCGGAGGAGATCGAAACAGTCCGGCAAGCCCCAGTTTTCCAGGGGTTTCGCGAAGTCCAAGCCCCCTGGCTTCCGCTCCAAGAGTGCCAGGTAATGCAGCGGGTTGTAATGGACCTGCTCCTTCGACCAGTCGCGTGGATGCTGGGCAACCAACTTGTCGTTAACGACCAGCCGAACTTCCTCCAGGCCGCCAATTGCGGTCACTTTCTGATGAGCATACTGCGTCGGCACCGAGTAATCGTTGCCGTCGAAGCGAACCAAGGAAAGAGAGTTGGCCTGGGCCGGTTCGACTCGCCGCGCTTCAAAGCCCGACTTCGGCAGCGGCAACAACGCAGCCTGCTCCTCTGCCAACAACGTGGCTTTGTTCGCCGGTTGTCCGCGTAACTGGCGTTCCAGATCTTCACAGCACTGCCGCTCGAGTTCGGCATTCAGCACTTCCAGGCTGCCGGTCCGTGGTACCGGCACCAGGAAGTTCCGCCGCGCGAAACCGATGAGGTTCTCCGTATGCCCCTTCTCCATCGGCCGTCGCACCAGGCAGAAGTGATGCTCAAACAGATAATGACTCTGCAGCCGTAGGAACTCACGCGTCGGCGTGTCACCCCGTTTCCCCACGAACCGGGCCACAGCAATCCGGCTGTTGTCGTAGCTGATCCGGCGGGGCACGCCGCCGAAGAACTCAAAGGCCCGCTGATGGCCCGCTTGAAACGTCTCGGTGCATTCGCGAGGAAAGACCTGCACGAAGAACGCGTCGCTGTACGGCAACGACATGACGCAGTACGCGACTTTCGTCGGCATGCCTTGCAGCACCACCTCCGCTTCGCCGAAGTCGAACTGGGCTTCGCCCGGTTGATGCGACAAGGGTAAGAACACCTCCGCCGTGGTCGTTCGCCACTCCCGCACGACCTCGCCGACCACCGTGATCCCGCCGGTGTAGCCATGCTCGGCACGCAGGCGGTCGAAGATCCGTTTAGTGGTGTGGCGCTGCTTGCGGGGCGCCGTTTTGTCCTGCTCCAGGATCTCGTGGATGATCGGCAGGAACGGATCGAGTTTGGGCCGCTCCCGGGGCAGACGTTGTCGATAACCGGGCGGCTCAGGGTGCTGCAGGATCTTTTCGAGGGTCTGCCAGTGAAGGGAAAATTCCCTGCAAACCGCTCGTTTGGATTTCTTCTCGGTCAGGACAAGACGACGGATTTCGGTCCAGTTATGCATATCTCGCAGCATGGGCTACGCTCGCGGATCGTAAGGCTTGAGACGCTGGGAAGCCTCAAATCTGCCTTACGGATTCTCACGAGCAGGGCTAGCGCTGCACTTTTCGACCGACCATCGGCTCCGCCGCGCGCTGCACTATTCGACCGTCGTTTACAGTAAGTGTCCGAACTGCGGAAGCGTATTGAACTCTGGTGCGAATAATACCTTTCGCCAGGGAGATTCTCGTGTCTGCCCAGTCTGCCACACTCAGTTCACGGTTTCCCTGCCTCTGCCGCCGTTGGACAATATTAAATTTGGGTGTTCACTGGCCGAGCGGGTAGCCAACTTCCTTCAGGCAGGCGGCGAGATCCCAAGTCGCCACCCATATTTTGACGAGGCTTGCCTCGCCCGAATCGGCAGTGAGTTTTTGTACGGTTACGCGAATGAGGCCCGAGCACCGCATTTTTTGACACGACGCCAGTCATCGATCGGTTCGCAAACCGAGCGCCATTGGTAGATTGGCTGGCGAATAATAGCGACCATAGTTTGAACCGGGGATCAAACACAGGCCTACGGTCCTCCGAGGAGATTGGAGTCACGCGGCAAGTGCCTGAAGCGGCAGTTGGTATTGAACCGGCGAGGACAGCTGAGAGCGGCAGGTAGGGTAGCAACGCCACTTTACTTTGCGCTCCCCAGTTAGTATCAGCGTTCCGACCATTACTTTTTTTGGTTGATGTTCCGCGTCAGGACGCGGAAGTGCCGCAATTGTACGTCGAACCTCCTCATCAGTCGGTCTGACTAATTCGGCGATTACATGCCCATCGTGCAGCACGATAAATGTTGGCCAAAGCTTGACCCGAAAGGATCGTCCGAGTGGCTTGCCTCGTCCGTCGGCGATTCGTATGTGCAGGACGTCACTGCGCTTCTCAAGTACTTCTCTGATGGCCGGTTCTAACGCCAGGCAGTGGCCGCACCAGCCAGCGCCAAATTCTAGGAGCACTAATCCGGTGCCTTCATCGAGTTGCTGGCGCGCGGGTTGGATCTCGCTGTAAGGGGAAGAGATGGGCATTTAAGTACCACAAAACGTTCGATAGTTGCATTCACTGGCGGGTGGTTCTCTGTACGATTGCCCCCCTGTGGCATCATAGGGTCGCTTCAGAACTTCCAGCAGCCGATGCAGCGGCGACAAATCGCCTGAATCCTCGGCGGCAGACAATGCTTCTTCAACGCGGTGATTACGAGGAATGAACGCCGGATTGACGATCCGCATGCCGGCGTAGATTGAGCTGTGCGGTTTTTGTTCACAGTTCAATCGTTCCTGCCACCGCGCGTACCAAGCTTGGAAGTCGGGCTGGTTGTAATAATGACCAGCAGGCATGGTACCCGCGGACAGATCACGCCAGACGTTGGTGTAATCTGCGCCAGCTTGCTGCATCCAGTCCAGAAGTGATCGAACGAGCTCAAGATCACCCGAATCTGGCGTCTGTAGTCCCAACTTTCGCCGCATGCCATCGAGCCAGTATCGATCGAAGAGGGCTGGGGACTCGCTAATGGTCTCCGTAGCGATGGCGATTGCTCGATTCGAGTCCGAATCTAACAGCGGCAAGAGAGTTTCGGCAAAGCGTGCTAGGTTCCACATTGCGATCGCCGGCTGATTGCGATAGGCATACCTGCCCGCATGATCAATTGAGCTAAACACAGTATCCGGGTCATAGGCGTTCATAAAGGCACAGGGGCCATAATCAATCGTCTCGCCCGAAATTGCCATGTTGTCAGTATTCATCACGCCATGGATGAAACCGACCGCCTGCCACTTGGCAATGAGTGCAGCCTGGCGATCAATCACCGCCCACAAGAAGTCCTGATACTTGTTTGGAGTATCTCCGATTTCTGGATAATGCCTTTCGATTGCATAGTCGGCCAGGGCTTTCAGACTCGTGTAGTCCCGCGTGGCGGCCAAATATTGAAAAGTCCCGACTCGAATGTGACTCGCGGCAACTCGGACCAGGATCGCTCCTTTACGGACGGATTCTCGATAGACCGGTTCTCCGGTGGTGATTACCGCCAAGCTTTGCGTAGTGGGAATTTCTAAAGCAAACATGGCTTCACTGATCAGATACTCGCGGAGCATCGGCCCGAGCGCTGCTCGACCGTCACCGCCTCGTGAGAACCTCGTTCGTCCTGCCCCCTTTAGTTGAATGTCGAGCAAATTGCCGGCCGGGGTGCGATGTTCGCCGAGCAATATGGCGCGACCGTCCCCCAACATGGTGAAGCCGCCGAACTGATGACCAGCGTAAGCCTGCGCGATCGGCTGAAAGTCACCTGGCAGTTGGTTCCCCGCAAATAGCGACGCCAGCGTTTCCGGTGTGGTTCTTGACAAATTGATTCCAAGCACACGGGCGAGCCGGTCGTTCAGGATAGAAACTTGTGGATCACGTACCGGAACCGGTAAAGCAGAGCTAAAGAGCGTTTCTGGCAGACGTGCATAAGTGTGCTCCATCCGCCAGCCAATATCGGTGTTCGCAACTGATGGCATCAATCGTCATTCCCTTGCTTTGCTTCTGAATCTAGGAATTATAGACGATTAAGCAATTCCGAAGGCAAAATTGCGGCAGATCGGCGGTCTGGTTCGTCGGACCTTCTAGCTGTTCCGCAACGAAATCAATCGCCCCGATTCGTTCCGCGTTCTCTAGTTAGTTTCTGTGTCCGAGCCGTCCCCGGGGCCGAACCTGACTTGAAGCAGTCAGTGATTTGGTCGCTTTGACGGATCATTCGGTCGGCAGTAGTTGGATCGCGTCGACGATGACGAAGCCGACGGTGTTGGCATTGGAAATCGAAATGGTGGTTTCTACCTCAGCTTGCAGATCGATCGTATCAATCGGGCGGAAGAGCTTCCCCGCAGGTAACGGCTTGGTCTGATCAACAGTCAGCGTCTTAGTGGCACTGCCAGAAGTAACCGTCACAGGAACATTGTTCGCTCGACTCTCGTGCGCCGAATAGGCAAGGAGAAGCTGATACCGACCGGTTTTCGGGGATTTGAAGCGAAACGTGGCGGATGTCGAGCCATCGCCTTTGGTGGTAGCATCTTTCTCGCCGCAATAAACGTAGCCGCGATCGATGTGCGGCTTGAAATTGGTCGAGTGAGTCCACTGACCTGCTAACTTCGCATTGCGATCGTCTAGCACGATGCCCGGCAGTTTGCCCGAGTCAATTGAATGAGCCGTGGACTCGGTCTCTGAGATCGTAGGTAATTCCAGCACCTGCTTTTGGGCGAGCAACCGCTCGCGCAGCTTCGGGTACGGCAGTTTTTGGACAGCCAATTCTTGCTTTGCAGCGAGTGCTGCTGCGATCCCTGCGCTTTGACCGAGGATCATCCACGTCGGTTCGACTCGAATCGAGGAGATACCGACATGCGTACAAGAGAGAGCGACTGGGACGAGCAGATTTTCGCATTCCTCGGGTTTCGGCAAGATCGAGCGATAAGGAACGTGGTATGCATATCCCTGAGCGGGGCTCTTGCGCCTCACAGGGAAGATCGTTCCCTCATTGATGACCCCGCCGTCTTTGATTGCAACTCGCTGGCAATCATGAGAATCGATCGGGAAAGATGAGACAACAATCGGGTCTTCCTTCTCAGGCTCTTCCAGGATGTCTTTCTGGCTCAGCACATACATGCCTTTCATGCGCCGCCCTTCACGCACATACAGCGATGGTGAAAAGTGTCCGTAGTCGGCAAACTCGTCCCTACACAAACCAAGGGCCGAGAATCGCCTGCGATCAGCTTCGGGAACTGCTGGGTCGGTCGTAAGAAAGTGATAGAACTCCAGGGTGTACTGCTTGTGAGCTTCCCAGATCGCCTTGCGGCCAGTCTCGCCGGCCGCGCACCAGTCATTACCGCCACCAACTAGGCCGATGGAGAATTGCCCGCCAATCGAATTATTGCCGTCGACTTTGCCACCAGGGAGAGGATAAAGATCAAAGCCGACCTTTCCTCCGTTCTGGACAAACCGCCGAATGACTTCGAAACGTGCGGGATCGTAGTTCACCGGTTTGGGAAACGGTACGCGAATCTTGGGATCAGCTGTCAGGCACAGTCGAAAGCTGTAAACCATCACATTCTGGTCGCCTTCGTCTTCAGGACCGGCATTCGTAGTGGTAATCAATGGCAACGGCTTGCCCTCGCTGTCAAAACCGTCGATGTTCATTTTCCCCTTGGGGTAGCGCTTGCCAGCCAGCGACTCTCCGAACGCGGCGCGTCCTTCACGTCCAATCGTCCAACTCACCCCTGCGGCCGGTAACAGGTCACCTTCGTAAGTAGCATCGACGAAGACTTTGGCGGTAAATGTTCCATCGTTAGTCACAACGGATGTGATTCGATTACCCTCCTTGATCACCGACTGTAGATAGCGATTGGTTAGCACGGTGACGCCAGCCTCGTCCAGCATCTGTCGAGTGACCCTGGCCGCAACGTGTGGTTCGTATGTCCACTTGGACTGATCTTTGATGCCGACCTTGTACGGCAAGACAACGCCGCGCTCGGTGTAGTCTCGTTCAATGCGCGAGTGCCATTCATCAAACAAGCCCATCACCGTGCTCCGCACGGTCTGGTTGGAATCACTAAAACTGAGGCCGCCGGTATTCAGACCACCAATATGATTCGTCGGTTCCAAGAGAATGACCGATGCACCTTCTCGAGCAGCGGCAATTGCCGCACAGACACCACCTGGCGTCGAGCCATAGACAACCACATCGGCCTTGCTGGCGTCGCTCGCCTGTACGGCTGTCATTCCGCAACACAGGAACACCACCGCGGCTAAAATTCGTTGACGATCAATCATGGGGAAATCCTTCGATAGCCTCGAACACTTGGTCGACCGAATTCAATTCTCCGCATCTGCGCTCTCGCTTAGTAGGAGGGTTCGTCTCGGCATCCCGAACCGAACGTACCGACCCATCAACCGAAATCGAGATACGTTTCAGATGGCCGATGGTCCCGTCGGGGTGATAAGTCTGAAATCAGTTTAGATTGACATATCCAGCTATCACTTAATGTTGGTGATCGGCACCTGCAGAAGAGGTTGAGCCCTTCGACTTTCAGTATAAGGTTTTCCGACGAACGTGAGACGGTAACCAATGTCGGAGAAATCAAACATCTCGATCAACGTGCATTCCATTCGCGGTTCGGCTGTTTCCACAAGATGCGTGCGGCGTAGATGCTATTGTCGGAACCGTAGGGGTTGCCCGGCCGGAGAATGCCCTTGGGGCCTTGCATCCATTCGGCTGTTGTCACCCAGCTTTCGTGCTCGTTCACTTCGGTAACACCAAAAGCGTTGCCCAAGCCTGCCCCGCGCTCAGGAATCAAGATTCGCTCGGTACTGCGGATCACGTGCAGTTTCTCGGGATCGACCTGCGCGATGAACAGCGGCGCTCGATGGCGGAACACATGGTCGTTGGTCG
Above is a window of Anatilimnocola aggregata DNA encoding:
- a CDS encoding thioredoxin family protein; translated protein: MPISSPYSEIQPARQQLDEGTGLVLLEFGAGWCGHCLALEPAIREVLEKRSDVLHIRIADGRGKPLGRSFRVKLWPTFIVLHDGHVIAELVRPTDEEVRRTIAALPRPDAEHQPKKVMVGTLILTGERKVKWRCYPTCRSQLSSPVQYQLPLQALAA
- a CDS encoding FAD-dependent oxidoreductase; this translates as MIDRQRILAAVVFLCCGMTAVQASDASKADVVVYGSTPGGVCAAIAAAREGASVILLEPTNHIGGLNTGGLSFSDSNQTVRSTVMGLFDEWHSRIERDYTERGVVLPYKVGIKDQSKWTYEPHVAARVTRQMLDEAGVTVLTNRYLQSVIKEGNRITSVVTNDGTFTAKVFVDATYEGDLLPAAGVSWTIGREGRAAFGESLAGKRYPKGKMNIDGFDSEGKPLPLITTTNAGPEDEGDQNVMVYSFRLCLTADPKIRVPFPKPVNYDPARFEVIRRFVQNGGKVGFDLYPLPGGKVDGNNSIGGQFSIGLVGGGNDWCAAGETGRKAIWEAHKQYTLEFYHFLTTDPAVPEADRRRFSALGLCRDEFADYGHFSPSLYVREGRRMKGMYVLSQKDILEEPEKEDPIVVSSFPIDSHDCQRVAIKDGGVINEGTIFPVRRKSPAQGYAYHVPYRSILPKPEECENLLVPVALSCTHVGISSIRVEPTWMILGQSAGIAAALAAKQELAVQKLPYPKLRERLLAQKQVLELPTISETESTAHSIDSGKLPGIVLDDRNAKLAGQWTHSTNFKPHIDRGYVYCGEKDATTKGDGSTSATFRFKSPKTGRYQLLLAYSAHESRANNVPVTVTSGSATKTLTVDQTKPLPAGKLFRPIDTIDLQAEVETTISISNANTVGFVIVDAIQLLPTE
- a CDS encoding protein adenylyltransferase SelO; the protein is MPSVANTDIGWRMEHTYARLPETLFSSALPVPVRDPQVSILNDRLARVLGINLSRTTPETLASLFAGNQLPGDFQPIAQAYAGHQFGGFTMLGDGRAILLGEHRTPAGNLLDIQLKGAGRTRFSRGGDGRAALGPMLREYLISEAMFALEIPTTQSLAVITTGEPVYRESVRKGAILVRVAASHIRVGTFQYLAATRDYTSLKALADYAIERHYPEIGDTPNKYQDFLWAVIDRQAALIAKWQAVGFIHGVMNTDNMAISGETIDYGPCAFMNAYDPDTVFSSIDHAGRYAYRNQPAIAMWNLARFAETLLPLLDSDSNRAIAIATETISESPALFDRYWLDGMRRKLGLQTPDSGDLELVRSLLDWMQQAGADYTNVWRDLSAGTMPAGHYYNQPDFQAWYARWQERLNCEQKPHSSIYAGMRIVNPAFIPRNHRVEEALSAAEDSGDLSPLHRLLEVLKRPYDATGGQSYREPPASECNYRTFCGT
- the istA gene encoding IS21 family transposase, encoding MLRDMHNWTEIRRLVLTEKKSKRAVCREFSLHWQTLEKILQHPEPPGYRQRLPRERPKLDPFLPIIHEILEQDKTAPRKQRHTTKRIFDRLRAEHGYTGGITVVGEVVREWRTTTAEVFLPLSHQPGEAQFDFGEAEVVLQGMPTKVAYCVMSLPYSDAFFVQVFPRECTETFQAGHQRAFEFFGGVPRRISYDNSRIAVARFVGKRGDTPTREFLRLQSHYLFEHHFCLVRRPMEKGHTENLIGFARRNFLVPVPRTGSLEVLNAELERQCCEDLERQLRGQPANKATLLAEEQAALLPLPKSGFEARRVEPAQANSLSLVRFDGNDYSVPTQYAHQKVTAIGGLEEVRLVVNDKLVAQHPRDWSKEQVHYNPLHYLALLERKPGGLDFAKPLENWGLPDCFDLLRRRLEADGGAHGRREFIKTLRLLETISLAALTAAIERALEIDVLAVDAIRLLVQQGLEEPTRWFRLDNHPHLQSHSIPPPNLLSYRELTCALTTGGVL
- the istB gene encoding IS21-like element helper ATPase IstB, whose protein sequence is MKSLETKSTVLLKHHLKALRLPSFLEGCEKTAQRCATENVDHLGFLLQLCELELLNREKRASERRLKSARFPNLKSPGDFDFAAQPSLNRVLVAELLRCEFVERRESVIFLGHPGTGKTHLAIALGIAACQRGKRVRFCRVTELITQLMEAREERTLLRMKSSLAKFDLLILDELGYVPASKLGAELLFEVISSAYERQSLIVTTNLPFEQWTEVLGSERLTGAVLDRLTHRCHILESTGESYRLQDARRRRKGSRPKPATSSLSPADETAES